Sequence from the Pseudomonas frederiksbergensis genome:
TTGACGCCGATGTTCAGCCAGACCATCAGCGCTTCACAGAGGATCGAGGTGAGCATCAGCGGAATCACCGCACACACCGTGGCGCGCCAGGAGCGGAAGGTGATCAGACAGAGCAGGATCACCGCACCGTAGACCCAGAACAGCATTTCCCGATTGGCCTGCTTGACTACAATATTGGTCGCGGCCTCGATCCCGGCATTACCGGCAGCCAGGAGGAACTGGACGTCGTCGGTATTGTTAGCGGCGGCAAATTGTTCGACGTGATCCACCAGGCCGCTGAGGGTTTGCGCCTTGTGGTCGGAAAGGTAGGCGTACAAGGTCAGCAGGCTGCAGTCTTCGTTGTACAACCCGCGTGGCGCCCCGGCGGTGACCATATTGAGCATCGCCTGGTTGTTCTGCAGTTCGTACCACTTCGGGCTGCCTTCGCTCAGGCCCACCAGCATGCGGCGGTTGAGCAACGCCAGGGAGTTGGTCGAATCCACCCCTGGCAAGGTGCGCAACTGCCAGTCGAGGGCATCGACTTTGTTCAAGATGTCATAGCGCGAACAGGCGCCGGCGGGGGTCTTGATCATCACCGCGAACAGATCGCTGCTGGCGCCGTAATGCCGGGTCAGGAATGCATCATCCTGGTTGTAGCGTGAGTCGGCCCGTAGCTCCGGCGCGCCCGCATCCAGATCACCGACTTTCAACTGCAGGCTGACGATGAAGCCGAGCGTCGCCAACGCCAGGCTCAGGGCGATGCACAACGCTGCCCAGCGGCGCTGGGTGAACAGGTCGAGGAAACGCCAAAACCCGTGGCGATGCTGGCCCGCTTGTTCAGCGTGCTCGCTTTTCAGGCTCAGTTGCGCCGCGCGGCCGCTGACCCCGACATAGGAAAGCAGTATCGGCAGCAGGATCAAGTTGGTGAAGATCAGCACCGCGACGCCGATGCTGGCGATCATCGCCAGGTCCTGGATCACCTGGATCTTGATGATCATCAGCACCGCGAAACCCACCGCATCACACAGCAGCGCGGTAAGACCGGCAAGGAACAGACGGCGGAAGGTAAAGCGCGCGGCGACGACCCGGTGCATGCCGCGCCCGATATCCTGCATGATGCCGTTCATCTTCTGTGCGCCATGGCTCATGCCAATGGCAAACACCAGGAACGGCACCAGCACTGAGTAGGGATCCAGTTGATAATCCAGCAGCGGCAGCAAGCCGAGCTGCCAGACCACCGCCACCAACGAGCAGAACACCACCAACAGGGTGCTGCGAATGCAGCGGGTGTACCAATAAAGCACCACCGTGGTGATCAGGATCGCCACGGCGAAGAAGATCAGGATCTGCCGCAGGCCGGCGATGAGATCGCCGACTTTCTTGGCGAAACCGGTGATGCGGATGTCGATGCTGTCGCTCTGGTATTGGCTGCGCAACGACTCCAACTGTTGCGACAGCCGGGTGTAGTCCAATGGTTGACCATCGGGAGTCCGCTGCAGCAGCGGTACTTGGATGATGCTCGATGCCTGGTCGAACGCCACCAGTTGGCCGATTTCGTTGGACAACTGCACGTTGCGCCGCAATGCCGAAAGGCTTGCTGCGCCGCCATCGTAGTTGTCCGGAATGACCGGCCCACCCTCCAGACCCGCTTCTGTCACCGCGACCCAGCGTGTGGCGGGCGTCCATAACGACTTCATGTAGGCGCGATCGACACCGGGCAGCAGGTAGATCTTGTCGCTCAATGCCTGCAAGGTCTTGAGGTAGTCAGCGTCATAGATCTCGCCCCGCTTGTTGACCACGGCGATGCGCACCGCATTGCCCAGCCCGCTCAACTCCTTCTGGTGCTCAAGGTAGTTGGCGATATAGGGGTGATGGGTGGGAATCATTTTTTCGAAACTGGCATTGAGCTCGACACGGCTGGACTGCCAACCCAGCACCAGCGTGGTCGCAAGGCACAGCAGCAACACCCACAGACGATGGTTGAACAATGCTCGTTCGAGCACCGAGCCGGAACGCGGATCAAAGTCATCGAGCGCATTCGCTGGGGACTGGAAAAACTTACCAGGGGACGTCATAACCTCACTCCGAAGCGGCAGTGGCTGGCTGCGCGAGACGCTGCAGCCCGGTGAAACCGGCAACGATCAGACTGCCATCGGCGGCCTCGATCACACTTGAAACAGGTTTGCCCAAGGGTTTGCCCAGTGGCAGCAGCGCTGCTCCGGTCTGCTCGCTGTTGCGAAACAGCATGCCGCCCTGGTTGACCAGCAGCAGTTGGCCGTCGGCCAGGCGGATGGAGTCGTTGAAGGAGATGGGTACGGGAACTGACAGGCGCTGGAAACTTGCACCAGCGTCCTGGGAGATAAAGGCATTGCCCTTCAGGCCGGCGACCACCAGCGCGCCGTCGGCACGACTCTGCAGCGTGAAGAAACTGCCTTCGTAAGGGCTGTCCAACTGGCTGAACGACATCGCGTCGTCGTCCGAGCGCGCCAGGTAGCCCTGCTCACCCGCCAGGAACCAACGCGGTCCCTGAACACTGATGGCGTACAAGTGCAAGCCGCTCGGGTTGGCGATGCTCCCCATCAATGACTGCCAGGTCGCACCGCCATCGGTGGTCTGCAGCGCCAAGCCGTAGGCCCCAACAATCACCCCACGATGCGCATCGATGAACTGGAGCGCCAGGAACGGTTTGTCCGCCCCATCGGCAACAAGACGCTCGGCATTTTGTACCCGTGCCAGGGCGTCGTCCGGGTTGGCTGCCGTGGCCTGCTCAGCCTTGGCGGCATCCAGTTCGAGCCGTGCCACGCGCACGCCGTCGAGCTGCAGCGTCCAGTGCTCGCCGCCATCACGCGTCGTCAGCACAACGCCTGTGTGGCCGACCGCCCAGCCCTGTCGCGCATCGACAAACTGCACCGCCGTCAGGCTCACCGACACTGGCACCGAAGCCTGGCGCCAGCTTTGCCCGTTGTCGTCGGAGAGTAGCACCAGGCCGCGCTCGCCCACCGCAACGAGACGTGTACCTGCACGCGCCAGGCCGATCAAAACGCCGTTCTGCGCAGCCGGTACCTGCATGGCAGGGGTATTCAGCGGCACGTCCACGACAGCCGTGCCGGCCAGGCACTCACTCGTGGCGAAGGGCAAATGCAGGGCCAGGAGCAACGCGCTCGCCTGACTGATTCTGTTCATAACCTACCTCGGACAAACACTCGTATCCCAAGGGCAGCCCGACAGGCCTGCCCTTCACTCTCGGCTCAGGTCTAACGCACGCCGCGCCCAGCCATTGCCGCCGGCGAGAACTCCGAGACCTTGTAGCGATCAACCGCGCGATACTGGTCCGGCAACCCCGCATAGAGATTCTGGATAAACCACGCACCGGAGGTCAGGTCGTAGAAACCGGAGGACAGTTGCACCAGGCCTGGCAGGTCGGGCAGCACGGAAGGCAGCGACCAGAGGGTCTTGGCCAGTTGACCGCTGGCGTCCCAGCGATCGGCGAGCAGGGCTTGCCAAGTGTCCTCGTCGAGGTAGTAGCGGCCCTTGGGCAACTGATGGCGCTTGCCGGCGGCCACCGTCGACTCGACCACCCAGACGCGGTGCAACTCCCAGCGCACGTAATCGGGGTTCAGATGATGCTTGCCCAACAGGTCCTGCGGCTGGGCAGCGTTCTGCACCTTGTTGGTGTTGTAGGGGACATAGATCTCCTGCTTGCCAACCAGCTTCCAGTCGAAGCGGTCCGTGCGCCCGCCCCACACGCTCAGCTCATCGAAGGACATGACCCCGGCGGTGGAAGGCGTCGGCGTATCACAGCAAGCGTTGGGGAGCGTGCGCACCCGGCGCTGGCCGCTCAGGTAGACATGAGCCTGGGATTTGTCGCCGTTGATGTTTTCACGCCCAAGGATCTGCTCGCCGGCACGAATCGCCGGGCCAAGATTGACGAAGTGCACCAGCCAGTAGTCGCCCGAGTAATTTTCAGGGCCGCCCTCCTGGAAGTAGTAGGGCATTTCCTGGGTCAACAGGCCGTCGCTGGTCATCACCTGGTTGCCGTCGGCAGTCATCAGATAGTGGCGGAAATGCCCCGCCACCGAGGTGCCGCGCCAGTTCAGCAAATGGTTCCAGATCGCTTCGGTGCCGTTCTGTGGAATCGGAAACGGGATCCCGCCGTAGGCACCATCGGGGATCAGGCCGGCGCTGCTGTCGACCAGTTTGGCGCGGGTCGCATTCTTGAACGTGTTGTCATAGACCCACTGCGGCGCGGCCGCCGTGCGCCGGGTCGGATAGACATCGATGCGATAGGTGTCCGGGAAACGCTTGAACAGCTCCTTGGTGCCGTCGCTGAGCTTGTCGGCGTACTTGGCCAGGTTCTGGGCAGTGATGCTGTACAAGGGTTTGTCTGCGGCAAACGGATCGCTGCGTTTGCCGCCCGGGACGTAGCCTGGATCAACCTTGGTGTAGCCACCGTCCCAGGCCGGAATGCTGCCATCGGCATTGCCGGCTTTCTCGGCACCGAAGGGCGTCAGGGTCTTGCCCAGCGCGGCCGCTTGTTCGGCGCTGGCGGCCAAGGCCATCGGCGCGGCGGCGGCCAGCAGGGTTAAGCACAAGGCCTTTAGAGTGAACTGAATGGTCATGCGCAAATCCTCTTAGAACGTGGTCTTGACGGAGAAAGCCAGGTAGTCCCGGTCCTTCAACGACTGCTTGTAATTGAACTGGTTGGCGGCGTTGAGGCTGGTGTCCTCGGGGCCGTAGAAGTGGGTATAGGTCAGCCCCACGGTCACTTGGTCCAGGTAGGTGGCGGATACGCCGATGTTCATGTCCCCTCCTCTATCGGGGCCGAACCCGCTGATCACGGCCGACTTGCCCATGGGGAAATAGCTGATGCCCAGCGGCACGCTGATATCGACGCCTGGGAAAAACTGGCGATAGGTCGGCGTGTACACCAGTTTCAGGCCCAGGCCGTCATCGGTGGCGTTAGGGTCCAGGGCTGCGCGGTTCCTGGTCACGGCCAGCAGGCGGTTCCAGGCGATCTCACCTACCAGGCTGGCTTCATTGGCGACGAAGGAAGGGCCCAGCGATGCCAGGACGTTGAGGTTGATGTGAGCCGTACGGCCAACGGCGTACAGGGCGTCGTCATTGTTGTCCGCGTCGACGCCCGGCAGGACGGTCTGGGCGTTGGACACCAGCGGCATGTTCCAGCGCATCGATGCTTCGCCGGCAAAGCTGTACTCGTCCACGGAGGTCGCGAAGCTGGCGCCCAGGACACGGATGTCTTCCGGGTAAACCCAGGAATATTCGCCGACTTGCCCGGTACTGAAGTTCGGCCCGGTGGCATTCGGTTTCAAATACAGCGTTGGGGTTTTCTCGTGGTACTGCAGCGCATACAGGCCGTAATCCGTCGTCCCGGTGTTGTACTTGAGCTGCAGGCCGCCTTGGCCGGAACTCCTGGCTTTCTTGTCCTTGCCATGGAAAAACGCCGCCGGGCTATTGGCATTCCCGCCCAGGAAATCCGGGAATGGCCCGCCGGTGATCAGCCTTTCATTGCCATCGCCGATCGTATCGCTGGTGGAGAAGTAGCTGCCGGCGCCAGGCAAGCGTGTCTCTTCCCACTCCAACTGGTAGAAAGCGCCCAATGACAGGTCATCGGTCAGTTGGTAGGCGGTCGAGAGTTGATTGACCGGCCGGGTGATTTCCTTGAATTGGGTGTTGGGTACCGATTGCGCCTTGACCACGTCCACTGGCGCCATGGCACCGGCAATGCCGTTGCCGCCGAAGAACAGGCTCTCGCCCCAGATCAGGCCGTGGCGCCCGGCGCGAACCGACAAGGTACGGTCGGCCAGCTCACCGTTCCAGTAGACGAAGGCATCCAACAGTTCACCGTCACCACCGTGCAGTTGACGGGTATCACTGGTGAACTCGTTGAACCCCACCGAACGTTGGTTGGCACTGGCCGCGTCGTTGTTATCGTTGCGGTCCTGGTAGACGGTGTCGTACCAGGCGGCACCGCTCAGACGCGCACCAAAGTTGTGAAAACCGATGTCCAGCTCGGAAAGAATATCCAGGCGATTGGAGATCAGCCCCTTGCCGAAGTTGTGATCGCCGTCATTCTGGTTCAACGCCGTCTGCCCTTCGCTGAGCTTGCTGCTGGGCTCCTTCAGGCGCCAGGCCGCGCTGTACTTCAGCGTGTTGTCCCAGCGCAAGCTGAGATCGGGATTGCCGGTGTCGATCTGAAACGCCTGGGCTGCCGAAGCGCCAAGCCCCAGGCTGGCCGCAAGGGTCAGGGTGAAGGGGACGCGCCGCGACGCAGCGAACTTGCGAGTAGCCATCGAAGTAACCCTCTTTATTGTTGTTGTATGTCAGCTCTTCTGGTGAAACCGCGCCCGCAGTCCAACCGGGCCAAGCCTGCACAGGCATGAAACATCCTTGGGGAGCGAATTTGGTTTTGCCGGCGTCTCAGATAGGCTCTGCCGTGACCTCAAGCATCCGTCTGACCAGGCTGATCCGGTCGAAGCTGCTGTCGTGGGCCATTTCCTTGTCACCGGCCAGCACCGAGCTTTCGCTGATGAATTTGCAGCGTTCATAACGGCGCGCCATAAAGCGCTCGAGCTGCTGTTCGACGCTGCCGCCGCCGGCCAACTCCTCGCCAAGCACGACGGCATCTTCGATGGCCATACCGGCGCCCTGGCCCAAGTGCGGCGTCGTGGCGTGCACTGCATCGCCAATCAGCACGACACGGCCGCGGTACCAGGGCTCGCTGACGAACACCACCTCCAGCGGCTTGTAGACCACCCGTTCGCTGTCAGTAATTTGCTCGCGCAGCTCGCCGATCAGCCCGGTGAAACCACTCAGGCGCTGGCGCATTCGGGACGCCAGCGTGGCAGGCTCCACTCTTGGATTGGCGGGTTCGTGGGAGGTCATGAACAGGTACATCTGGTCCTGACCCAGCGGCACCAGTCCGGCATTGCCGGCGGGCCCCTGGAAGGTAGCCAGATGATCGATCCCGGCGGCGCGTGGAAAGTTATAGCGCCACACCGCTTGGCCGGTGAAGCGCGGCAGGTACTGCTCACCGAACAGCAAGCCTCGCAAGTGGGAGTACAGGCCATCGGCGCCCACGACCAGATCGAAATGGCCGCGACTGCCATCGGTGAACAACACATCAACGCCCTCGCCCATCTGCTCCAGCGTTTCGACGCTCAGGCCCAGACGAATCGAGGCCCCCAGGGCAATAGTGGTTTCGCTGAGAACTTGATGCAGGGCCAGGCGCGAGATGCCGACATTGGCTGGGTAGTCGGGGCCGGCCAGGCGCTGACCAGGGATCCGCGCCAGCTGTTCACCGGCGGTGGTATTGATGGTCACATCCTCAAACGCGTAGGCAGCATCCAGGTAGCCATCCAACACACCCAACTTGGCCATCTCACGGACAACGTTACTCTGCTGGATGATGCCAACACCGTAGACGGTCCACTGCGTCTTGAGCTCGACAAGATCGACTTCGATGTCCTGGCGACGCAAAGCGATTGCAGCGCATAGACCACCGATACCACCGCCGACGATAAGCACCTTTTTCACTGCGTTCATGCTCGTCTCACTCTTATTCTTGTTATTCACGCCAGTGTTCCGCCGGAGCGATCCCAGCCTTTACCACCGGTTGTGTTTGCACGCATTCGGTACCGCTTTGTGTTCACTTTCTCGGCAAAGCAGGCGTTTGACTAATCGCATGTAGGGATACGATGTATCAGCAACCGCGATACGTTAATCACGATCCATTCGCCTCTAGCTGACCCGCTTCGAGCACCAGCCAATCGGCATCGGCTCGCCATCCCAGCGCACTCAGGCTTTCCCCCAGGCACGGCCCGTAGACGCACAGACCCGTGCCAGGAAGAAACCGCGCACCATGGGCATAACAGACGATCTGGCGGCCATCGACGCTGAGGAAACGATCCTTGCGGTACTCAAGGCGCACCGCTAGATGCGGGCAGCTGTTGCGATAGACGCGCACCTCGCCGTCATGGCGCATGGCAAACACACTGTCCTTCCCCGTGCCCAGGGGATCGAACCCCCGAGCCTGCCCTTCCACCAGTTCATCCAGGCGACAGAGCACCAGGGCCTCGTGACTCATGGACGACCTCCGCGCTCAGGCCTGCTTGGGCGGCGGGCCGCTCGGGAACCACTTTTCCCGGGAAGTGAACAGGAACAACTGCGAGTTATCCGCCGACAACGGCGCCTGGCGCGCTTGCCAGGC
This genomic interval carries:
- a CDS encoding efflux RND transporter permease subunit — protein: MTSPGKFFQSPANALDDFDPRSGSVLERALFNHRLWVLLLCLATTLVLGWQSSRVELNASFEKMIPTHHPYIANYLEHQKELSGLGNAVRIAVVNKRGEIYDADYLKTLQALSDKIYLLPGVDRAYMKSLWTPATRWVAVTEAGLEGGPVIPDNYDGGAASLSALRRNVQLSNEIGQLVAFDQASSIIQVPLLQRTPDGQPLDYTRLSQQLESLRSQYQSDSIDIRITGFAKKVGDLIAGLRQILIFFAVAILITTVVLYWYTRCIRSTLLVVFCSLVAVVWQLGLLPLLDYQLDPYSVLVPFLVFAIGMSHGAQKMNGIMQDIGRGMHRVVAARFTFRRLFLAGLTALLCDAVGFAVLMIIKIQVIQDLAMIASIGVAVLIFTNLILLPILLSYVGVSGRAAQLSLKSEHAEQAGQHRHGFWRFLDLFTQRRWAALCIALSLALATLGFIVSLQLKVGDLDAGAPELRADSRYNQDDAFLTRHYGASSDLFAVMIKTPAGACSRYDILNKVDALDWQLRTLPGVDSTNSLALLNRRMLVGLSEGSPKWYELQNNQAMLNMVTAGAPRGLYNEDCSLLTLYAYLSDHKAQTLSGLVDHVEQFAAANNTDDVQFLLAAGNAGIEAATNIVVKQANREMLFWVYGAVILLCLITFRSWRATVCAVIPLMLTSILCEALMVWLNIGVKVATLPVIALGVGIGVDYALYVMSILLGHMRQGTSLSEAYYRALLSTGKVVMLTGVTLAIGVATWMFSPIKFQADMGVLLAFMFVWNMVGALVLLPALAHFLLPSERISREQTSAEPSLTTSVPLTPALVEEGDCVQRALGSQTPDHDQRATPAAQPIAS
- a CDS encoding WD40/YVTN/BNR-like repeat-containing protein encodes the protein MNRISQASALLLALHLPFATSECLAGTAVVDVPLNTPAMQVPAAQNGVLIGLARAGTRLVAVGERGLVLLSDDNGQSWRQASVPVSVSLTAVQFVDARQGWAVGHTGVVLTTRDGGEHWTLQLDGVRVARLELDAAKAEQATAANPDDALARVQNAERLVADGADKPFLALQFIDAHRGVIVGAYGLALQTTDGGATWQSLMGSIANPSGLHLYAISVQGPRWFLAGEQGYLARSDDDAMSFSQLDSPYEGSFFTLQSRADGALVVAGLKGNAFISQDAGASFQRLSVPVPISFNDSIRLADGQLLLVNQGGMLFRNSEQTGAALLPLGKPLGKPVSSVIEAADGSLIVAGFTGLQRLAQPATAASE
- a CDS encoding DUF1329 domain-containing protein, with the translated sequence MTIQFTLKALCLTLLAAAAPMALAASAEQAAALGKTLTPFGAEKAGNADGSIPAWDGGYTKVDPGYVPGGKRSDPFAADKPLYSITAQNLAKYADKLSDGTKELFKRFPDTYRIDVYPTRRTAAAPQWVYDNTFKNATRAKLVDSSAGLIPDGAYGGIPFPIPQNGTEAIWNHLLNWRGTSVAGHFRHYLMTADGNQVMTSDGLLTQEMPYYFQEGGPENYSGDYWLVHFVNLGPAIRAGEQILGRENINGDKSQAHVYLSGQRRVRTLPNACCDTPTPSTAGVMSFDELSVWGGRTDRFDWKLVGKQEIYVPYNTNKVQNAAQPQDLLGKHHLNPDYVRWELHRVWVVESTVAAGKRHQLPKGRYYLDEDTWQALLADRWDASGQLAKTLWSLPSVLPDLPGLVQLSSGFYDLTSGAWFIQNLYAGLPDQYRAVDRYKVSEFSPAAMAGRGVR
- a CDS encoding DUF1302 domain-containing protein, encoding MATRKFAASRRVPFTLTLAASLGLGASAAQAFQIDTGNPDLSLRWDNTLKYSAAWRLKEPSSKLSEGQTALNQNDGDHNFGKGLISNRLDILSELDIGFHNFGARLSGAAWYDTVYQDRNDNNDAASANQRSVGFNEFTSDTRQLHGGDGELLDAFVYWNGELADRTLSVRAGRHGLIWGESLFFGGNGIAGAMAPVDVVKAQSVPNTQFKEITRPVNQLSTAYQLTDDLSLGAFYQLEWEETRLPGAGSYFSTSDTIGDGNERLITGGPFPDFLGGNANSPAAFFHGKDKKARSSGQGGLQLKYNTGTTDYGLYALQYHEKTPTLYLKPNATGPNFSTGQVGEYSWVYPEDIRVLGASFATSVDEYSFAGEASMRWNMPLVSNAQTVLPGVDADNNDDALYAVGRTAHINLNVLASLGPSFVANEASLVGEIAWNRLLAVTRNRAALDPNATDDGLGLKLVYTPTYRQFFPGVDISVPLGISYFPMGKSAVISGFGPDRGGDMNIGVSATYLDQVTVGLTYTHFYGPEDTSLNAANQFNYKQSLKDRDYLAFSVKTTF
- a CDS encoding FAD-dependent oxidoreductase, which encodes MNAVKKVLIVGGGIGGLCAAIALRRQDIEVDLVELKTQWTVYGVGIIQQSNVVREMAKLGVLDGYLDAAYAFEDVTINTTAGEQLARIPGQRLAGPDYPANVGISRLALHQVLSETTIALGASIRLGLSVETLEQMGEGVDVLFTDGSRGHFDLVVGADGLYSHLRGLLFGEQYLPRFTGQAVWRYNFPRAAGIDHLATFQGPAGNAGLVPLGQDQMYLFMTSHEPANPRVEPATLASRMRQRLSGFTGLIGELREQITDSERVVYKPLEVVFVSEPWYRGRVVLIGDAVHATTPHLGQGAGMAIEDAVVLGEELAGGGSVEQQLERFMARRYERCKFISESSVLAGDKEMAHDSSFDRISLVRRMLEVTAEPI
- a CDS encoding Rieske (2Fe-2S) protein; this translates as MSHEALVLCRLDELVEGQARGFDPLGTGKDSVFAMRHDGEVRVYRNSCPHLAVRLEYRKDRFLSVDGRQIVCYAHGARFLPGTGLCVYGPCLGESLSALGWRADADWLVLEAGQLEANGS